Proteins co-encoded in one Malus sylvestris chromosome 7, drMalSylv7.2, whole genome shotgun sequence genomic window:
- the LOC126629831 gene encoding probably inactive receptor-like protein kinase At2g46850 — MLPLFLPSFLLLGLLNSLPFSHSLHGQQQKLEQPTLPPNQLCNEKCGQLQLPFPFHLNKSCSSVSDAFHLSCQNSTTLFLNIGSESYRVLDFFSDGLLVDFPGSSSCRQYNDLNSFDFLGNDYFGVAVENVVGLYDCEDSSLCKTDCETNDLPDCDGNENSSPACCYPLSDHSVWHLGDKFSVFAKFGCRGISSWVVQRGSNLGKRGVKLEWAVPKNSSKEVCDSSAYITNATVVEGGVRCMCPDGFLGDGLAAGAGCLKSCIKDRREAYGNDCLKIKHGGRKLAILAGVLAPVFIIASLISLLYILKRPAKPRTFDPARKVHFHSTMSFRKASRTRLFTYHELEEATKGFEVCQKLAHGNNGTIFAGVLGDGSQIAVHKVECENEKDLIQVLSQVEVLSSVLHRNIARFIGCCIDLAYTPLLVYEHPANGTLEDHLHQNGGQNVALDWYKRLSIAAETASVLAFLQYEISPPIFHCDLKSAYIFIDNNFSSKVAGFGLLNSSPGDSSQSHNHEGSRFQHNDVYAFGVMLFEMIAGSNCLDLPAVALQKIRSGKVEEIVDPLLYYHEQPSHRREQIEVVADLAMRCLLFGGDGKLGMYDVVRELVHIRRDSSDGGSKRGPGLEETFSNSSLLQMISMSPDSKYVP; from the exons ATGTTACCTCTATTTCTACCTTCCTTTCTTCTCCTTGGACTCCTTAATTCCTTACCATTTTCTCATTCCCTCCATGGCCAACAACAAAAACTAGAACAACCCACTTTGCCTCCCAACCAGCTTTGCAATGAAAAATGTGGACAACTTCAACTACCCTTCCCATTTCACTTGAACAAGTCTTGCAGTTCAGTCTCTGATGCTTTCCACCTCTCTTGCCAAAACTCAACAACCCTTTTCCTCAACATTGGTTCCGAAAGCTACCGGGTGCTAGACTTCTTCTCTGATGGCCTACTAGTGGACTTTCCGGGCTCCTCTTCGTGCCGCCAGTACAACGACTTGAACTCCTTCGATTTCTTGGGAAATGACTATTTCGGAGTTGCGGTTGAAAATGTGGTTGGCTTATATGATTGTGAGGACTCTTCTTTGTGCAAGACAGATTGTGAAACAAATGACTTGCCTGATTGTGATGGCAACGAGAACAGCTCTCCTGCTTGCTGCTACCCTCTCTCTGATCATAGCGTGTGGCATCTTGGTGACAAGTTTTCGGTTTTTGCCAAGTTTGGATGCAGGGGCATTTCCAGTTGGGTTGTACAAAGAGGGTCTAACTTGGGGAAGAGAGGGGTAAAATTGGAATGGGCAGTGCCAAAGAACTCATCCAAGGAAGTTTGTGATAGCAGTGCTTATATTACTAATGCAACAGTAGTTGAAGGAGGGGTGAGATGCATGTGTCCAGATGGGTTTCTTGGTGATGGCCTTGCAGCTGGTGCAGGGTGCTTGAAAT CATGCATCAAGGACAGAAGGGAAGCATATGGCAATGATTGCTTAAAGATAAAGCATGGTGGCCGGAAACTTGCAATTTTAGCCG GAGTTCTAGCTCCAGTTTTCATCATAGCCTCCTTGATTTCACTTTTGTATATACTAAAGCGGCCTGCTAAACCCAGAACATTTGATCCTGCTCGGAAAGTCCATTTTCACAGCACCATGTCATTCCGAAAAGCTAGTAGGACGCGGCTATTCACGTACCATGAGCTAGAGGAAGCTACCAAAGGGTTTGAGGTGTGTCAGAAACTTGCACATGGAAACAATGGCACAATCTTTGCTGGGGTTCTTGGTGACGGATCGCAAATTGCGGTGCACAAGGTAGAATGTGAGAATGAAAAAGACCTAATTCAAGTCCTATCACAAGTCGAGGTTTTATCTTCTGTTTTGCACCGAAATATCGCGCGATTTATTGGGTGCTGCATTGACTTGGCCTATACTCCACTACTGGTATACGAACATCCTGCGAATGGTACCCTCGAGGATCATTTGCATCAAAACGGAGGACAAAATGTTGCTCTTGACTGGTACAAGAGGCTGAGCATTGCTGCTGAAACAGCAAGTGTTCTTGCCTTTTTGCAATACGAAATTTCTCCTCCCATTTTCCACTGTGATCTCAAATCTGCCTACATCTTCATTGACAATAACTTTTCTAGCAAAGTTGCCGGATTTGGGCTACTGAATTCGAGTCCTGGAGATAGTTCTCAGTCACACAATCACGAAGGTTCGCGCTTTCAGCACAATGATGTTTACGCTTTTGGTGTCATGCTATTTGAGATGATTGCAGGCTCAAATTGCTTGGACTTGCCGGCAGTAGCCCTGCAAAAGATAAGGAGTGGGAAGGTGGAAGAGATTGTGGATCCACTTCTCTACTATCATGAGCAACCTTCGCACAGGCGCGAGCAGATAGAGGTGGTTGCAGACCTTGCCATGAGGTGCCTGTTGTTTGGTGGAGATGGGAAGCTGGGAATGTATGATGTTGTGCGCGAATTAGTACATATTAGAAGGGACAGCAGTGATGGAGGGAGCAAGAGAGGGCCTGGACTAGAGGAAACATTTTCGAACTCGAGCCTGCTTCAGATGATTTCGATGTCTCCTGATTCGAAATATGTGCCTTGA